GAACTTTAACAAGCTTCTTCAAATCTCAAGTTCGTTAACCACTGTTAAAATCACGAATCACTAACAGATACAGATACTTAGTTGCTTCACAAAGCAAAGAAGCCACAGAACTTAACCAGATTCCTCTTCCATAGCCACTAATGACTAAAACGTTAACAGTACAACAGAGTTAACCACCATGATTATCATCAAATTCGAGACTAATCAAAGCTCACGCAACTAATTTCGCCCTAACTAGTCTCTAAAAAAAAACGATATTCCAAATCTCAAATCTCTCACTCAACGAAAGAGACGATTTATAATacctctctttcctctcctGAATGTTCTTATTCTGAGCTTTGTAGTGATTCTCGATGTACTGCTTAGCTGCCGCCACTTTCTCCATGGTCAAGCTCGATCCCAGCACCTCCTCGTCCGTACCGTTCTCTTCCTCCTGTATATCCTCCAtctccttcctctctctctctctctctctcgacgtGAATGGCTATGGGAAagcacctctctctctctctctctctctctctctctctctctctcagcacTCTGGAAATTCTTAAAGAGAGATGACGATCGTGATTTTACAATCTTACCCTTGGAAGCCGAGCCTCTGACCGACACGTGTCGACATTATATTTAAAACGGCACTCTGTATACGGGAAAGATATACGTATGATTTACAGCCTAATCTCAGTAGATTTGTTTcctaaattttctttatttgtttttttttttgtcatctattATGTCACTAATAGCTTTATTTGATGGGTTACCAGATAAAGTATAAAGTTTATTTGTAATTTCCAGATATGTTtagttggagagagagagagagtgtgtgtaTCGCTGTCAAGGGCGTAATTGGAATTTGAGGTTTGTttcaataagttttttttatacaaCGAAGCTGAAGATTTTAGCTTCGTGATTGGATCGTGGTTTTCACACGCGCATAGGATTCGATGGGCTCTGTGAAGCTTGTGATAGTATTAAGTATTTAATTATTGGGATCCattatttatgtaaaaaaaaatctagctaCTATCTATCTATGCCTTCTGTTTCTAGTTAGGATAATTATGTTTGTGTATAATTATCCTAATTTTTGACAATTTATAAACTATGGTATGTGCGTTTTCTACATTTGTATGCAGATTAGCTGTCACACTATGTAATGATTATACATTCTCCAAAGTAATTTACCGTTTATGTTTAAAGTTATTAacttcataattaaaaaaaaaaacgttgtaACAACTGTCAAAACAACAGATATAGAAAAAAGGTTATCCATGCTTTTAGAATAAGTGGAATGGTGAAACGTTATCACCATTCAACAAACATACTGTTCTTACACAGATCAATGATAGTGATTTTGGGTTTCCTAGGCCGGTCAAGAAATCATATGAAGTCAACCGTTCTTGGTTTTGACCAATCATAGCCTTGTGAAAgctatttgtatttttaagtcatttctCAGGAATATAAATTAGGTGGagtcaaattttaatatttttcttcttttgggtATATGAATGTGTGGGAGAAATCTATGTAAACTAACAGgataaatagaagaaaaaatagtgtGTTATCTTTTTCTTTACAAGTAAAAGTGAGAGAGaaaggtggtggtggtggtctaGCTGTAAGAGGGAGCAAGTCGTCAGAATGCTGCGTTGTAATCATAATTAGCGACAACGAAATTTTCACAACAGCaagaagaaaaagtaaaaaGCGTTTTGCCTATTTTTCCACGTCTCACACGTGGCGTCATGCCAGTGGCTGTTTTTATAGAATTCACCTTTTGAAAACGCAAATGTTTTTGGAATGTAGTTCATAAGGGTCGatcaaaaaagataaaaagagcAAGTGGGGTTTTGTACTTTTGCTGCGGAATTGAATGTTACACATGCGAGTACAGAAGATTCACTATTCATGCGTAGGTACCATTGTTTATGTATAAACATGTAAACACTATTATCTACAACCTAGGAATAACTCTTTGGTTCATTCTCTGTAAAGCATTAAAGAAAAGAGTAATTAGTTTATGTTATACCCATCGTATCATGGTCGTTTTGTAAAAGAAAAGGTTTGTTATCAAACAAAGAGAAGACAACAAGAAGAGCTCTTTGAGAAGGATACAAAATGAGCTCGTGAAGACAGAAAAAAACAGTGAGAGAAAAGAGAGTTGAATAAAAGATCAAAGATgttttggcttcttcttcacgTTGTGGCGATTGAGGTAATGCCAACTCGACAAGTTCCTTATATTAGTAGTTTATTAGCAAAGAGCCAATCCCGACACCAGCCGTGAACTATGAAACATCGCTTTTAATAGCAAGACATGCCAGATTCTTTCTACAGAAAAGTTCTAtcacaaatttgattttttttaagtgCTAAATTGAATAAGATTTCAACCAGCCAAGTTGCATAACAAGAGTAGAACATTGCTTAACTATTCGTTTGGCATCTGAAGAGTGTCTAACCTCCAAATGCGATGTTACATTACAAGCCCTTGATGGTGGTCGAACTCAGATGATTCCAGTACTGCTCAGGCAAGAGACTTTCCTGACCATTCTCGTTCCCTTCGTTTTTGTTTGGCTTGTATTCTGTTGAACTTTTCTTTTCCCTTTTCTAGAAGAGGGTCAACCACAACATACGCATCTGGATCCTCCTTGCGCATCTTGTCCTGCAACATAGCTTCACTTTTTCAGGATATGGCATAATAAACATATACATATGGCTCAAACTTCTGATCAAAATATTCATTATTAGCATCCCCCTATCCTATGAACTAAAATGACCGAAGTAGTGTAGTACTACATCCACTAGAACCTCACACTATCAGGTGCGATGGAACCTTAGAGATTTACCTTTCCATGCTCGGGTGCAAACTTGAGCTTTACTTTCTTCCAATCAGACACATCTTCTTCCATATTGTCTACTGGTTCACTACTTGAGCCAAACGGTTTTGCAGAAATGGACTGCTTAAATTTCTCCAGTTTTGCCAACACCTAAGAACCAGAGGGAAACCATGATAAGTTAACAAAACTATCTTCTAAGACTGTTTCTTTGACAGATTTACAAATTACTTTTCAGGAATATAATCAGGCACACGGATTTGGTCAGTGAGAAAAGCAGGGTAAAGAATCAATAAGAACgcatatttttagatttaagcTAGAAGCTATTTTACACAACTTACAGCATCCTCATTTCCTTGCATTCTGCGCTTCTTCAACTTGTGTAACTGCCGGGCGCGTTCAGAAGCGTTGTAAAGTTGTAAATCAGCATCTCCATTTTCCAATCGTTCGGCTTTGGCTTCTGAACCTATTCCCTTTTTCTTCAATGATAACTTTTCCATCTTTGGTTTCTCATCTTCACTACTTGAAACATCAGACCTGTAAATAGCATAATAACTAGTAAGCCAATGACTTGTGTTACTGGTTATGCCAACATGAATTGAAGTAAAATAGCATTTGTTTTCACAACATTAAAGCACAAAATAAGAGCCAGGCGTGTTGAATTATAAGAGACAATAGGGTTTAACTGCGGTACCATTACCTTTTGATAGATTCTTCAGGGGCTTTCACACTAGAACTCTCTGTTAAGAGGACAACCACATGGAAATCTAATTAGAATGTACAGAAATAACTAGAGATAATATAAACAATACGCAGGAACAGAGAGAGCTGCACAATATTCCTCTATGGGAATACTTGGTGCAAAACATAGAAGCATCAAACTAATTATATATAGGTTTGaacttttattatgttttggttagAAGCATCCCTAAGCACAGATATGAGTTGGTTTGAACTATTATTAGGTAAATCATAAGTTTAATATCTCAGCTTTGAGAGATGGAAAAactaattactttttttctGAGTTGGTTTTGGAGGAATATCTCCCATCTCCTTCCTTCTGCTAAGCACTTGATTCCTCATCTTTGCATCAAATTTAGTCTCGTCtccatcatcatcgtcatcatcacTATGTCCAACTGGATCGGATACAGGCCAGCTTTTCTCTTTTTGTGCATTTTCTTTCTTAGAACCCAGAGCTTCCCGCACAGATAGCACCTCCTTCGAGTCAGATGCATTctgaaatgtaaaaaaaaaagtttttaatatacatCAGAAAGACATCAATAAAGAAAGCCTTTTTTCATCTGATGCCTATGATATAAGAACGGTAAGCTTCATTACATGTAACAACTAACAACCAGGAGGATAAGTAATATAGTTATTCGCAATACTTTCACACTTTACATACTGATTAGCCTAGACTTTCACACAGAAGAGAGGAATAAATGAGAGGGGAAGAAACACcagcaaaaaaaagaagataaaattgTACTATTACCCGTTCTTTATTTGTAGATTCTGCCTTCAGTAGTCGAGGATCGTTCAACACGTCATGACTGCTCTTAATCTTTTGCTTTACAGCTGCCAGttccttctcctcttcctcAGCTTCTTCTCCGAATGACAGCAAGTTCAATTTCCTGATTgtagcaaaacaaaaaaaggaggaaaaaaaaaaactcaacgaACAGCCAAAGCAAAGATACAGCATAAACTATCGAATTTCCATGGACAGCGTCTTACTTCACAGGCTTTCTGGGGGgttccttgacttcatcaacaGGAGCATGCGATGCCTTTGCTAACACTCTAGGAACAATATCTTCGAACGGGTTCCACAAAACCTAacgtataaaaaaacaaaaaaacaagcaAATCATAAGAACATCTCAATAACGGGAGATTAACATTGCCTTATGAATCAGATTTAAAAACTCTTACCTCAACAGATAATATTTTGGGGGCAGGATCCAGGGGACGATCATCTTTACCAGTGTCAATCTCTCCTAGTCTCAGAAGATTGAAGATTGAATCACCCGTCACCTATCAAGAACTCTTAGAAACAATACTTGTAACGAAgcataacaaacaaacaaaagtcaAATTCTTTTTACCTTTCCAAAGATAGTATGCTTCTTATCAAGCCAATCACACTTATCCAAAGTGAAAAAGAACTGACTCCCATTAGTATTCGGCGAGCTCTCATTAGCCATAGCCACAATCCCTCTATGGTTAAACCTCAACCTCGAATGAAACTCATCCGCAAACACACCTCCGTATATACTCTCTCCACCTGTTACACACCACTCACAATCGAATCATACAATACAAACCCTAGGAGTTAATCAATCAGAGGA
The Brassica napus cultivar Da-Ae chromosome A1, Da-Ae, whole genome shotgun sequence DNA segment above includes these coding regions:
- the LOC106363992 gene encoding peptidyl-prolyl cis-trans isomerase CYP57-like, yielding MSTIYVLEPPTKGKVIVNTTHGPIDIELWPKEAPKSVRNFVQLCLEGYFDDTIFHRVIPGFLVQGGDPTGSGTGGESIYGGVFADEFHSRLRFNHRGIVAMANESSPNTNGSQFFFTLDKCDWLDKKHTIFGKVTGDSIFNLLRLGEIDTGKDDRPLDPAPKILSVEVLWNPFEDIVPRVLAKASHAPVDEVKEPPRKPVKKLNLLSFGEEAEEEEKELAAVKQKIKSSHDVLNDPRLLKAESTNKERNASDSKEVLSVREALGSKKENAQKEKSWPVSDPVGHSDDDDDDGDETKFDAKMRNQVLSRRKEMGDIPPKPTQKKKSSSVKAPEESIKRSDVSSSEDEKPKMEKLSLKKKGIGSEAKAERLENGDADLQLYNASERARQLHKLKKRRMQGNEDAVLAKLEKFKQSISAKPFGSSSEPVDNMEEDVSDWKKVKLKFAPEHGKDKMRKEDPDAYVVVDPLLEKGKEKFNRIQAKQKRREREWSGKSLA